One Asterias rubens chromosome 1, eAstRub1.3, whole genome shotgun sequence genomic region harbors:
- the LOC117293609 gene encoding protein yippee-like 5, whose amino-acid sequence MGRIFLDHMGGSRLFSCANCDSNLTNRTELISTRFTGSTGRAYLFNKVVNLSYSDVQDRMMITGRHMVRDVFCKNCDTKLGWMYEFATEDNQRYKEGRIILERALIIESDGFEERGVGTDN is encoded by the coding sequence ATGGGGCGAATCTTTCTGGATCACATGGGAGGTTCACGCCTCTTCTCCTGCGCCAACTGCGATAGCAACCTCACCAACAGGACTGAGCTCATCTCCACCAGGTTCACCGGATCAACGGGGCGAGCGTACCTATTCAACAAGGTGGTCAATCTGTCCTACAGCGATGTCCAGGATCGCATGATGATCACCGGACGCCACATGGTCCGCGATGTCTTCTGTAAAAACTGTGACACCAAGCTTGGTTGGATGTACGAGTTTGCCACGGAGGACAACCAGCGGTACAAGGAAGGACGTATTATTCTGGAGAGGGCGCTCATCATTGAGAGTGACGGATTCGAAGAGCGGGGCGTTGGGACTGATAATTAA
- the LOC117292536 gene encoding uncharacterized protein LOC117292536 — MCHCKCCDSWAHCCKYTCRLVVAILCLPFLLVISLVAILVAIIICPLKCCCPCCAPCLDCILKGVTFLLKAPFLFVMWSVKMATGDDDDDEEKQQLPKHAAEYGTSDPPQTTGGTEEAELTEFDEPAKTEESTDKADESTNKADESTNKADESTDKTEEPTNKADESI, encoded by the exons ATGTGTCATTGCAAATGCTGTGACAGTTGGGCCCATTGCTGCAAGTATACATGCAGGCTGGTGGTGGCCATTTTATGCCTGCCATTCCTACTCGTCATCAGTTTGGTCGCCATTCTCGTGGCGATTATCATTTGCCCTT TGAAATGTTGTTGCCCGTGCTGTGCACCATGTCTCGACTGTATACTAAAAGGTGTGACATTCCTATTAAAGGCAccgtttttgtttgtcatgtgGAGCGTCAAGATGGCAACGggtgacgacgacgacgacgaagaGAAACAACAACTCCCGAAACACGCGGCCGAGTATGGCACGAGCGACCCGCCGCAGACAACGGGGGGGACAGAAGAAGCAGAACTAACAGAATTTGACGAGCCCGCTAAAACAGAGGAGTCCACTGATAAAGCAGACGAGTCCACTAACAAAGCAGACGAGTCCACTAACAAAGCAGACGAGTCCACTGACAAAACAGAGGAGCCAACAAACAAAGCAGACGAGTCCATATAA